One stretch of Thermoprotei archaeon DNA includes these proteins:
- a CDS encoding ATP-binding protein, giving the protein MENIGYIVGGSLEKGVQIKLNVSSEDITVGSLKVANGIRRKYLLLLNNVYHGSMDVANKLSSSNISSGLIDVMREEILPSYATGIVIAQGDNDKIEEANTIPDYLSSVTTLTINDAKIFYSAPDEDNFLKLGFGSPIGIEDALIPVDIPMLTKSSFAIYGKTGTGKTVLGNIIAINIALYTAQRKYSGDYEYTPVSMLILDMHSEYGTTVKDMYGKQLGYGVARIMPDEFIAYTPDEELVRISKEDRHIMYMLKISASEIEPQDIILMSELLNLTETQTSTLQTISEQIRQMVKEIKEPEYKDYPWIAYLYDDKLYEKLINLVEKEREGKKKEFDSKIIPTIQSLHRKLSFLRNYKFIEEKGENKGVIDSIVESLLGKELKHIVISFGAYGDDVRAYTLLTNMIARRLLENAVTLGLQKRELSKRIVIFVEEAHKFLDPKLKENSPMGKIARELRKRGITLCIIDQRPSQIDPDVSSMIWNTFTSVLGDENDIKAATINLINSKLYDPIIRSLARQSFLAYGDAFRFPVVVKIIDYSTYAKRAMKLYTRIKASIKSIDETLKSEI; this is encoded by the coding sequence ATGGAAAACATAGGATATATAGTAGGAGGTTCACTTGAGAAAGGAGTACAAATCAAATTAAATGTAAGCTCTGAAGATATTACCGTAGGTAGTTTAAAAGTAGCCAATGGGATAAGGAGGAAATATCTGCTTTTATTAAATAACGTGTATCACGGTAGTATGGATGTAGCTAATAAATTATCATCGAGTAACATTTCATCAGGTTTAATAGATGTCATGCGTGAGGAGATCCTACCTTCTTACGCTACTGGTATTGTAATAGCTCAAGGAGATAATGATAAGATCGAAGAGGCGAACACAATACCAGATTACTTATCATCAGTTACAACACTAACTATAAACGATGCTAAAATATTTTACAGTGCACCTGATGAGGATAACTTTTTAAAGTTAGGTTTTGGTTCTCCAATAGGTATAGAAGATGCGCTGATTCCTGTAGATATACCGATGCTCACAAAATCAAGCTTTGCGATTTATGGAAAGACCGGAACTGGTAAAACTGTGCTAGGAAATATAATAGCAATAAATATTGCATTGTATACTGCACAACGCAAGTATAGTGGTGATTATGAATACACACCTGTCTCAATGCTTATACTAGATATGCATAGTGAATACGGAACGACAGTTAAAGATATGTATGGAAAACAACTTGGATATGGAGTTGCAAGAATAATGCCTGATGAGTTTATTGCATACACACCTGATGAAGAACTAGTAAGAATCAGTAAAGAGGATAGACACATCATGTATATGCTAAAAATAAGCGCATCAGAAATAGAACCTCAGGACATAATACTTATGTCGGAATTACTTAATCTGACAGAAACACAAACAAGTACTCTCCAAACAATATCAGAACAAATCCGTCAAATGGTAAAAGAAATTAAGGAACCTGAATATAAAGACTATCCATGGATAGCATATCTATATGATGACAAACTTTATGAAAAATTAATCAATTTAGTTGAAAAAGAAAGAGAGGGAAAGAAAAAGGAATTTGATTCTAAAATTATACCAACCATACAATCGCTTCATAGAAAATTGAGTTTTCTTAGAAACTATAAATTCATTGAAGAAAAAGGTGAAAATAAAGGAGTAATAGATAGTATAGTTGAATCATTATTGGGAAAAGAACTAAAACATATTGTAATATCTTTTGGAGCTTATGGTGATGATGTAAGAGCCTATACGTTACTCACGAACATGATTGCAAGAAGACTTTTAGAAAATGCTGTAACATTAGGTTTGCAAAAAAGAGAATTATCAAAAAGAATAGTGATATTTGTCGAAGAAGCTCATAAATTTTTAGACCCCAAATTAAAGGAGAACAGTCCTATGGGAAAAATTGCTAGAGAACTCAGAAAGCGTGGAATAACACTTTGTATAATAGATCAAAGGCCTTCTCAGATTGATCCTGATGTGAGTAGCATGATCTGGAACACTTTTACTTCAGTATTAGGTGACGAAAATGATATTAAGGCAGCAACCATTAACCTCATTAATTCAAAATTATATGACCCAATCATACGATCATTAGCACGGCAAAGCTTTCTTGCATATGGTGACGCATTTAGATTTCCGGTAGTTGTCAAGATAATAGATTACTCAACGTATGCAAAACGCGCAATGAAACTCTATACTAGGATTAAGGCGTCAATAAAGTCTATCGATGAAACTCTTAAAAGCGAGATTTAA
- a CDS encoding dihydrodipicolinate reductase — MGDNINIALYGVGEIGALIAKTAHMRGLNIVGAIDIDPKKIGKDLSEVIGLKEKMGVTITDNTNNLKNVDIVLHSTGTYLDRIYNQLETCIKLNCDVISTCETLSYPYYRYSELAKQIDQLAKKHGVTVIGTGVNPGFILDTLVAILTSPSWNVEYIRAIRSLNAAYRRSNFQKKIGVGMTPEEAKKKINSGEITGHVGYAESVLLISKFLNLEVNKVEENQMPVIAKKNVKVGDVNIEKGYVLGLKGYGIGYQNDKEIIRVELRAYIGAKDYEDITIKGTPEIRWRSNGTQGDIATAGMIVNMIPRVLETRPGLLTMADLEIPRYFSKIQ; from the coding sequence ATGGGTGATAACATCAATATCGCACTTTATGGTGTTGGAGAAATAGGTGCGTTAATAGCAAAAACTGCACACATGAGAGGCCTCAATATAGTAGGAGCAATAGATATAGATCCTAAAAAAATAGGGAAAGATCTGAGTGAAGTTATCGGTTTAAAAGAAAAAATGGGTGTCACAATAACTGATAATACGAATAACCTAAAAAATGTTGATATAGTGTTACACTCAACAGGCACATATTTAGATAGGATTTATAATCAATTAGAGACATGCATAAAACTTAACTGTGATGTTATCTCAACATGTGAGACATTATCGTATCCATATTATAGGTATTCTGAATTAGCAAAACAGATAGACCAACTTGCTAAAAAACACGGTGTAACAGTAATAGGTACTGGTGTGAATCCTGGCTTCATACTTGACACTTTAGTTGCTATTTTAACTAGTCCGTCATGGAATGTGGAATACATTAGAGCTATACGATCATTAAATGCTGCTTACAGACGTAGCAATTTTCAGAAAAAAATAGGAGTTGGCATGACACCAGAAGAGGCAAAGAAGAAAATTAACTCAGGTGAGATTACTGGGCATGTTGGTTATGCTGAATCAGTACTTCTCATTTCAAAGTTCTTAAATTTAGAAGTTAACAAAGTAGAGGAAAATCAAATGCCTGTAATTGCTAAGAAAAATGTAAAAGTTGGTGATGTGAACATTGAAAAAGGATACGTTTTAGGATTAAAAGGTTATGGCATAGGTTATCAAAATGACAAAGAAATAATCAGAGTTGAACTAAGAGCATATATTGGAGCAAAAGATTATGAAGATATAACAATAAAAGGAACACCTGAAATAAGATGGAGAAGTAATGGAACTCAAGGTGATATAGCGACAGCAGGTATGATAGTTAATATGATACCAAGAGTATTAGAGACCAGACCAGGTTTACTTACAATGGCTGATTTAGAGATACCAAGATATTTCTCCAAAATACAATGA
- a CDS encoding vitamin K epoxide reductase family protein: protein MRRSGLFFIIIGTIGIIVSILLMLDSLSASSYCLIGSSCLAIVQSEYAYLFSIPLWFLALVGFILYTLLGILYTMLKNVRTAYIILLTIFIGSVISSILAFYLISIELYILHTICSYCSILHLLIFSSSVYTAYILIAFPRQKVRLSES from the coding sequence ATGAGACGATCAGGACTATTTTTTATAATTATTGGTACTATCGGTATCATAGTGAGCATACTACTTATGTTAGATTCTTTGAGTGCTTCATCTTATTGTTTAATAGGATCATCGTGTCTTGCGATAGTCCAAAGCGAATATGCATACCTTTTTAGTATACCTCTATGGTTTCTTGCATTGGTAGGATTCATATTGTATACTTTACTTGGTATACTTTATACAATGCTCAAAAATGTTAGGACTGCGTACATCATACTTCTCACAATTTTTATTGGATCTGTTATTTCTTCAATTCTTGCATTTTACTTAATTAGCATCGAACTCTACATTCTTCATACTATTTGTTCATATTGTTCCATACTGCACTTATTAATATTCTCAAGCTCTGTATATACAGCATACATACTAATAGCTTTTCCTCGTCAAAAGGTGAGACTATCAGAGTCTTGA
- a CDS encoding triphosphoribosyl-dephospho-CoA synthase, producing MKFQISYSYLISIALSSAISLEVAAYPKPGNVHRFHDYKDTKFEDFLITSHVMQPIFIEVFNRSLNNNQIEVGKAIYLAVKFARKIHGGGNTNLGLATLLIPLAAGVAQCLPRLDIREIVFKAQDIVKNSNVEDAIMFYKAIREASPSYVKKYKPEKTSLPDVFIENFESELKRNNYTLWDVLTESASWDIVSRELINGYPESIFVKKFIEKNLSKIGWNNSIISAYIHLLSERPDSLIIRKGNKEIAVLIMNEAAEIKKLRKIYGKKGLKMLKELDRKLNELNLNPGSTADIIASGIALYNIQRMLSINMRELVDYFH from the coding sequence ATGAAATTTCAGATAAGCTATAGCTACTTAATTTCTATAGCGTTATCATCTGCAATTTCTCTTGAAGTAGCGGCGTATCCTAAACCAGGTAATGTACATCGATTTCATGATTATAAAGATACAAAGTTTGAAGATTTCCTTATAACTAGTCATGTAATGCAACCTATCTTTATCGAAGTCTTTAATAGATCACTGAATAACAACCAAATAGAAGTTGGAAAAGCTATTTATCTTGCAGTCAAATTTGCTAGAAAAATTCATGGAGGTGGCAATACAAATTTAGGATTAGCAACACTTCTTATACCATTGGCTGCCGGTGTAGCTCAGTGTTTGCCAAGACTAGATATTAGAGAGATCGTGTTTAAGGCACAAGATATTGTGAAAAATAGCAATGTAGAAGATGCTATAATGTTTTATAAAGCTATCAGAGAAGCATCACCATCATATGTTAAGAAGTATAAGCCAGAAAAAACAAGCTTACCTGATGTTTTCATAGAAAATTTCGAAAGTGAACTGAAAAGAAATAATTATACATTATGGGATGTTCTTACTGAATCTGCGTCATGGGATATTGTAAGTAGAGAATTAATAAACGGTTATCCTGAATCTATTTTCGTGAAAAAATTCATAGAAAAAAATCTCAGTAAAATTGGATGGAATAATTCAATAATTTCAGCATATATCCACTTGTTATCCGAAAGACCAGATAGTCTTATAATTAGAAAAGGTAATAAAGAAATTGCTGTCCTAATTATGAATGAGGCGGCTGAAATAAAAAAATTAAGAAAAATTTATGGCAAAAAAGGTCTAAAAATGCTTAAAGAACTAGATAGAAAATTAAATGAACTCAATTTAAATCCCGGATCCACAGCAGATATAATAGCAAGTGGTATTGCTCTATACAATATTCAGAGAATGCTCTCTATTAATATGAGAGAATTAGTAGACTATTTTCATTAA
- a CDS encoding DNA double-strand break repair nuclease NurA has product MYEYGKLSLIADIGKQLREKIELILNDLMDYAEIMTELDSYKLFNGDIDKISNIIKNDPSTLTILNEVDIPLEPVNLIMSPKINPDSTDARTRNIIIGVDSSWIKPDVHIKPLVSVMNVVTFVYAPKVITRGYKIDNIAEVKIGKELFVRRSQQRNSWHIMKEVDLEIWQFELMEKLIEKIIRDLDKDKKVFLLYDGSLSIPYAGNYSTEDQELLVSALRRFIDNMKRLNVTPIGVYHSLSRGFLNALIRGVICVSELSCNRCILEKGDNSPCLKYSIINDKNLFLKRLKVYERGPLFQVHNLVLEHNRNIDIKGFYIKVDEDNIMRVEIPGWASSHIDDIHLSIASQISLLQQVKGKGYPYVLLRAHENAILRTIDKELIYNLIREELKKVSEEKNITLTVKETGKLFYKKHGVL; this is encoded by the coding sequence ATGTATGAGTATGGTAAGTTATCATTAATAGCTGATATAGGAAAGCAGCTTAGAGAAAAAATTGAATTAATACTAAATGATTTAATGGATTATGCTGAGATCATGACTGAGCTGGATTCTTATAAACTTTTTAATGGAGATATCGATAAAATATCAAATATTATAAAAAATGACCCATCAACTCTCACAATTCTTAATGAAGTTGATATACCATTGGAACCTGTCAATTTAATCATGTCACCTAAAATAAATCCTGATTCTACAGATGCACGAACAAGAAATATTATAATAGGAGTTGATTCTAGCTGGATAAAACCTGATGTCCACATCAAACCTTTAGTATCAGTTATGAATGTAGTAACATTTGTGTATGCTCCTAAAGTAATTACAAGGGGTTATAAGATTGATAATATTGCCGAGGTAAAGATAGGTAAAGAACTCTTTGTCAGGCGCTCACAACAAAGGAATTCATGGCATATTATGAAAGAAGTTGATTTAGAAATTTGGCAATTTGAATTGATGGAGAAATTAATAGAAAAAATTATACGCGATTTAGACAAAGATAAAAAAGTATTTCTTCTTTATGATGGGTCTTTATCGATACCATATGCAGGAAACTATTCAACTGAGGATCAGGAATTACTTGTTAGCGCACTAAGACGTTTCATCGATAATATGAAAAGACTCAATGTGACACCTATAGGTGTTTACCATTCATTAAGTAGGGGTTTTCTTAATGCATTAATAAGAGGTGTAATTTGCGTTTCTGAATTATCATGTAATAGATGTATATTAGAGAAAGGTGATAATTCTCCCTGTTTGAAATATTCTATCATAAATGACAAAAATCTTTTTCTTAAACGACTTAAAGTTTATGAGAGAGGTCCACTTTTCCAGGTACATAATTTGGTATTAGAACATAATAGAAATATTGATATTAAAGGTTTCTATATTAAAGTTGATGAAGATAATATTATGAGAGTTGAAATACCTGGATGGGCTTCATCTCACATCGATGATATACATCTTAGTATAGCTTCTCAGATATCACTTTTACAACAAGTGAAAGGTAAAGGGTATCCTTATGTTTTATTAAGGGCCCATGAAAATGCTATACTAAGAACTATAGATAAAGAATTAATATACAATCTGATAAGAGAGGAACTTAAAAAAGTTAGTGAGGAGAAAAATATTACTCTCACAGTTAAGGAAACCGGTAAACTATTCTATAAAAAGCATGGTGTTTTATAA
- a CDS encoding electron transfer flavoprotein subunit alpha/FixB family protein, with translation MIGDISQYKGIWVFLEHRNGHVREPSLQLISKAKELADKRGVYLAGVLLHYGNESLIDEVIGYPLNKIYVVEHPKLKNYSPELYAEALAQLINIYKPEAVFFAATKNGRELGGRLHSIIETGLAADCTDFQVLPDGNIDMIRPAFGHTILAHILCKKHRPQMASARPGVFEIPQNISGHKAEIIKVNLDLDKFNPRAKMIEFIPKKEESDIPLPDKAKIVVSGGYGLGKPENFKLIEDLAKLLNAGMGASRKVVDLGWIPKDRQVGQTGKTVRPKLYIAVGISGAVQHLAGMQQSSIIVAINKDPEARIFKAADYGIVGDAVEIVSEMIQQFNQLKIKRSS, from the coding sequence ATGATAGGTGATATTTCGCAATATAAAGGTATTTGGGTTTTTCTTGAACATAGAAATGGACATGTGCGTGAACCATCACTTCAACTTATTAGCAAAGCTAAAGAACTAGCAGATAAAAGAGGGGTTTACTTGGCTGGAGTACTGTTACACTACGGTAATGAAAGCCTAATTGATGAGGTAATTGGATATCCGTTAAATAAGATATATGTTGTCGAACACCCTAAGCTTAAAAATTATTCACCAGAATTATATGCTGAAGCGTTGGCACAACTTATTAATATTTATAAGCCTGAGGCTGTGTTTTTTGCAGCTACTAAAAATGGAAGAGAATTAGGTGGTAGATTACATTCTATCATAGAAACTGGTTTAGCTGCTGACTGCACAGATTTTCAAGTTCTTCCTGATGGTAATATAGATATGATCAGACCAGCTTTTGGTCATACCATTCTTGCACATATATTATGTAAAAAGCATAGACCTCAAATGGCATCTGCCAGACCAGGGGTATTTGAGATACCACAGAATATTAGTGGTCACAAAGCTGAAATAATTAAGGTTAATTTAGATCTTGATAAGTTTAATCCAAGGGCTAAAATGATAGAATTTATACCTAAGAAGGAAGAAAGTGATATACCGTTACCTGATAAAGCTAAAATTGTAGTGTCCGGAGGATATGGACTTGGTAAACCTGAAAACTTTAAGCTCATTGAAGATCTAGCTAAATTACTTAATGCCGGTATGGGTGCTTCTAGAAAGGTTGTTGATCTGGGGTGGATACCTAAAGATAGACAAGTTGGACAGACCGGAAAAACTGTTAGACCAAAGCTTTACATAGCAGTGGGAATCTCTGGTGCAGTTCAGCATCTTGCTGGCATGCAACAATCATCAATAATAGTGGCGATAAACAAAGATCCTGAAGCTCGTATCTTTAAGGCTGCGGATTATGGAATAGTCGGTGATGCGGTAGAGATTGTCTCAGAAATGATACAACAATTCAATCAATTAAAAATTAAAAGAAGCTCATAA
- a CDS encoding electron transfer flavoprotein subunit beta/FixA family protein: MLRVIVCIKEVPRADQLEIDPKTGTLKRAGVESDINPPDLNALEMALQLKEKYGGEIIVVTMGPPFFRKSLEKAIGMGADRAILLTDRRMAGADTAATAYTLSEAMQRISEEFGKYDLIFFGEETTDSSTGHIGPGVAGHLNLPQITYVSSIELKDNKVIAKRVVEDGYEIWESTLPAVITVNFGSNIPRQPTITGLLKAKRANVILEWNADYLKLDITKIGLAGSPTIVSKIDNVILPKRKNIILTGNTKDNVKQLIDYLIKDGVIEIDS; the protein is encoded by the coding sequence ATGTTACGAGTTATAGTGTGCATCAAAGAAGTCCCAAGAGCTGATCAACTTGAGATTGATCCTAAGACTGGGACCCTGAAGAGAGCTGGTGTTGAAAGTGATATTAATCCACCTGATCTGAACGCTTTGGAGATGGCATTACAATTAAAAGAAAAATATGGCGGAGAGATTATCGTTGTTACAATGGGTCCACCATTCTTTAGAAAATCATTAGAGAAAGCTATAGGTATGGGGGCTGATAGGGCCATATTACTAACCGATAGAAGAATGGCAGGTGCTGATACAGCAGCCACGGCTTACACCTTAAGCGAAGCTATGCAAAGAATTAGCGAGGAATTTGGTAAATATGATTTAATATTTTTTGGCGAAGAAACTACAGATAGTTCCACAGGCCATATAGGGCCGGGTGTGGCAGGGCATCTTAATTTACCTCAAATCACTTATGTTTCAAGTATTGAGTTAAAGGATAACAAGGTTATTGCTAAGCGTGTAGTTGAAGATGGATATGAGATCTGGGAATCTACACTCCCGGCCGTAATTACGGTTAACTTTGGTTCCAATATACCTAGACAACCTACAATAACTGGATTACTTAAAGCTAAACGCGCAAACGTAATTTTGGAGTGGAACGCAGATTATCTGAAGTTAGATATAACTAAGATAGGGCTTGCTGGTTCACCAACTATAGTGAGCAAGATAGATAATGTTATTTTGCCAAAAAGAAAGAATATTATATTAACTGGTAATACAAAAGATAATGTAAAGCAGTTAATAGATTATTTAATTAAGGATGGTGTCATTGAGATTGATTCGTAG
- a CDS encoding BtpA/SgcQ family protein, which produces MEPFGVEKPVIGVIHLLPLPGSPRGQSFDSVLKRAVSEALILEEGGVDGLIIENFGDAPYVKDNASPETIAFMTAIAKEISMSVSLTLGINVLRNCVDSAIAIAAATGGKFVRANVWTGVYITDQGLIEGKASSVLRFRKALVADHIKIFADIRVKHAHPIVPISLEDEVKDNIERGLADALVVTGPRTGQPPSSDYVSNVKKVAGEVPVLVGSGLNLNNVKELLTIADGAIVGTFFKVDGIITNPIDIKRVRSLISIVKELRKTK; this is translated from the coding sequence ATGGAACCCTTTGGGGTAGAAAAACCAGTCATAGGTGTCATACATTTACTGCCTCTTCCAGGTTCTCCTAGAGGGCAAAGTTTTGATTCTGTACTAAAAAGAGCGGTGTCAGAAGCATTAATTCTAGAGGAAGGTGGTGTTGATGGATTAATTATTGAAAATTTTGGAGATGCACCATATGTGAAAGATAACGCGAGTCCTGAAACTATAGCATTTATGACAGCAATAGCAAAAGAAATATCTATGTCGGTTTCATTGACTTTAGGAATTAATGTATTACGGAATTGCGTGGATTCTGCAATAGCTATAGCTGCAGCAACTGGTGGAAAGTTTGTAAGAGCAAACGTGTGGACGGGAGTATATATAACTGATCAGGGATTAATCGAGGGTAAAGCATCTAGTGTTTTAAGATTTCGCAAAGCATTAGTAGCTGACCATATTAAAATTTTTGCAGACATACGTGTTAAACATGCTCATCCAATAGTTCCAATAAGTCTTGAAGATGAAGTAAAAGATAACATTGAAAGAGGATTAGCTGATGCTTTGGTAGTAACAGGTCCTAGAACAGGGCAACCTCCATCATCTGACTATGTATCTAACGTTAAAAAGGTTGCTGGGGAAGTACCGGTTTTAGTAGGAAGTGGGCTTAACTTAAATAATGTTAAAGAACTACTTACCATAGCAGATGGTGCAATAGTAGGGACATTTTTTAAAGTCGATGGAATAATAACAAACCCTATCGATATAAAAAGAGTGCGATCTTTGATTTCTATAGTGAAAGAATTAAGAAAAACTAAATAA
- a CDS encoding methionine synthase: protein MEYELPILPASVIGSYPRPKWLREMIKAYKRKQISEEDLKEAYDDAVVTVVADQERAGIDIPSDGEQRRDEMVEFFAERIGGFKFYDHVRVWGNAYYKKPAVVGMLEYKGPMIVDEYKFLRTVSNRKVVKMTITGPYTIAEWSFNEYYSSKEELTFELAKIIGKELRALQDSGNVFVQIDEPALPTHENEIHWAVQAINKSIEGLRMKIGLHVCYGEYKRLIPYFDELMVSQFALEFANRNFKELDILNKIHSSGKEIGFGVIDVHNKKIENIEDVANAIRKAVEVMGPYHVYVNPDCGLKLQPRPIAYQKLVVMTKATKIVRKELKIKGYERNYIKI from the coding sequence ATGGAATATGAATTACCAATATTGCCTGCATCTGTAATAGGGAGTTATCCTAGACCAAAATGGTTAAGGGAAATGATCAAGGCTTACAAAAGAAAACAGATCTCTGAAGAGGATTTAAAGGAAGCTTATGATGATGCAGTCGTAACTGTTGTAGCTGATCAAGAACGTGCAGGTATAGATATACCTAGTGATGGAGAACAAAGGAGGGATGAAATGGTTGAATTCTTTGCTGAACGCATAGGTGGTTTTAAATTTTATGATCATGTGAGAGTATGGGGTAATGCATATTATAAAAAACCTGCTGTAGTTGGGATGCTCGAATACAAAGGTCCTATGATAGTTGATGAATATAAATTTTTAAGAACTGTTTCAAACCGAAAAGTTGTTAAAATGACTATAACAGGACCCTATACTATTGCGGAGTGGAGCTTCAATGAATATTATAGTTCAAAAGAAGAATTAACATTTGAATTGGCTAAGATTATCGGCAAAGAATTAAGAGCATTACAGGATTCTGGTAATGTTTTTGTGCAGATTGATGAACCGGCACTTCCAACACACGAGAATGAAATTCATTGGGCAGTTCAGGCTATTAACAAATCTATAGAAGGACTGCGTATGAAGATTGGTCTTCACGTCTGTTACGGAGAATATAAAAGATTAATTCCATACTTTGATGAATTGATGGTAAGCCAATTTGCACTAGAGTTCGCCAATAGAAACTTCAAAGAACTTGATATATTAAACAAAATACATTCTTCCGGGAAGGAAATAGGATTTGGTGTAATAGATGTTCATAATAAAAAGATTGAAAACATAGAAGATGTAGCTAATGCGATTAGAAAAGCTGTAGAGGTCATGGGACCATATCATGTTTATGTTAACCCAGACTGTGGTCTAAAACTCCAACCTAGGCCAATAGCATACCAAAAATTGGTTGTAATGACTAAAGCTACGAAGATCGTTCGAAAAGAACTCAAAATAAAGGGTTATGAAAGAAATTATATAAAAATATAG
- a CDS encoding methylenetetrahydrofolate reductase, protein MLFSFELVPPKANVEKLLKRVEPIINLVDAFNITDTPLGMPRIPSAMFASILLQRFNVKTIVHLKTINMNKVALKSIIYGCAALGVYGVLVVRGDKPSEGDEVSDTWPEELVLWGKSDEKTSSLKLGMVAGPPLDIQRLSKKLSAKPDFMITQVMLNVEDAKNFYQHLSSVFSTHGWRPQVYVNLVVPTEKNSEVIKEIAKLAGIPTLDNVTMKIDEFRNVVDELGRIYEGIVLSSPMDLEGGVEFIKFLRK, encoded by the coding sequence ATGTTATTCAGTTTTGAGCTAGTGCCGCCCAAGGCGAATGTAGAAAAATTGTTAAAACGAGTAGAGCCTATTATTAACCTTGTGGATGCATTTAATATAACAGATACTCCTCTCGGTATGCCCAGAATCCCAAGTGCCATGTTTGCCTCAATACTTTTGCAAAGATTTAACGTAAAAACTATTGTTCATTTGAAAACTATTAATATGAATAAAGTAGCTTTAAAAAGTATTATTTATGGATGCGCCGCGTTAGGAGTATATGGGGTTCTTGTTGTAAGGGGAGATAAACCTAGTGAGGGAGATGAAGTAAGTGATACATGGCCTGAGGAACTAGTTTTATGGGGAAAAAGTGATGAAAAAACTTCGTCATTAAAGCTAGGTATGGTTGCAGGGCCACCGTTAGATATTCAACGTCTTTCTAAAAAGCTAAGTGCAAAACCAGATTTTATGATAACACAAGTCATGTTAAATGTTGAAGATGCAAAAAACTTTTATCAACATTTATCAAGTGTGTTCTCAACGCACGGATGGCGCCCACAAGTTTATGTTAACCTAGTTGTTCCTACAGAGAAAAATTCTGAAGTTATAAAGGAAATTGCCAAACTTGCTGGGATTCCCACTTTAGATAATGTAACTATGAAGATTGATGAGTTTCGTAACGTTGTGGATGAACTTGGAAGGATTTACGAGGGTATAGTATTATCATCTCCGATGGACCTAGAGGGCGGCGTTGAGTTTATTAAATTTCTTAGAAAGTAA
- a CDS encoding RNA methyltransferase → MEHIRWPPPARKIKIHVLLPATFLRDIPHLREKTIRASMIARTLSIFRVGNVTIYRDVNDNKWKEDARLLKLLLEYFKTPPYLKKFLFKKCNDLKYVGITPPLKTPNHPEHKLDFSSNFRSALVIKKENRIFAEAGLSEPVEIRDKIKVKHGDLVTLKIVKSNNTLYGEIVDSSQIPHYWIYDVSVIHDLALLIKKLHNPNNLIVSTSRYGDDIRKIVGRFQETLKNSKNVILVFGSPKEGLKEIFERFGLELSQDSDYVINFIPLQGVKTVRTEEALISTLSIINLLID, encoded by the coding sequence ATGGAGCACATTAGATGGCCTCCTCCTGCAAGAAAAATAAAAATTCATGTACTTTTACCAGCTACATTTCTTAGAGATATACCTCATTTAAGAGAGAAAACAATTCGCGCATCAATGATTGCTAGAACATTATCGATATTTAGAGTTGGTAATGTTACTATTTATAGAGATGTTAATGATAACAAATGGAAAGAAGATGCAAGATTATTAAAATTACTTCTCGAATATTTCAAAACACCACCATACCTGAAAAAATTCTTGTTCAAAAAATGCAATGACCTAAAATACGTAGGAATTACTCCACCATTAAAGACACCTAATCATCCAGAGCACAAGTTAGATTTTTCTTCGAACTTCAGATCAGCATTAGTGATAAAGAAAGAAAATAGAATATTTGCTGAAGCAGGGTTATCAGAACCTGTTGAAATTAGGGACAAAATAAAGGTAAAGCATGGTGATTTAGTTACACTAAAAATAGTTAAATCGAATAATACTTTATATGGAGAAATTGTTGATTCTTCACAGATACCACACTACTGGATTTATGACGTATCAGTAATACATGATCTTGCATTATTAATAAAAAAACTTCATAACCCAAATAATTTGATAGTTTCTACATCAAGATATGGTGATGATATAAGAAAAATTGTCGGAAGATTTCAGGAGACATTAAAAAACTCTAAGAATGTAATTCTTGTTTTTGGTTCACCAAAAGAGGGATTAAAGGAAATTTTTGAGAGATTTGGTCTAGAACTTAGTCAAGACAGTGATTATGTTATTAATTTTATACCTCTCCAAGGCGTAAAAACTGTAAGAACTGAAGAAGCATTAATTAGTACATTGTCAATAATTAATCTTTTAATTGATTGA